From Larus michahellis chromosome 5, bLarMic1.1, whole genome shotgun sequence, the proteins below share one genomic window:
- the FGL1 gene encoding fibrinogen-like protein 1 isoform X1, giving the protein MKILIMIDFVLAASLMDVISSSDLQKCFQEQIRLQGQVRLLEHRVKQQQLKIIQLLEKKEIQYSDRGDENSVIDLGGKRQYSDCAEIYNDGHKQSGFYKMKPLRSPTEFLAFCDMSEGGGWTVFQRRSDGSQNFDRVWTDYEEGFGNFVLTNGEYWLGNKNLHYLTNQGNYTLRIDLTDFEGERRFAQYERFRVADQEHSYEMSCGEYSGTAGDSLTGGFHPEVKWWADHRGMKFSTRDRDNDNYEGNCAEEEKAGWWFNRCHSANLNGLYYKGPYTAQTDNGIVWYSWRGWWYSLKSVVMKVRPADFEPNIV; this is encoded by the exons GAtctacagaaatgttttcaagagCAGATTCGACTTCAGGGCCAGGTGAGGCTTCTGGAACATCGtgtgaaacagcagcagttaAAAATTATACagcttttggagaagaaagagaTTCAGTACAGTGACAGAGGAGATGAAAACAGTGTCATTGACTTGGGAGGAAAAAGACAGTATTCAG ATTGTGCAGAAATCTACAATGATGGCCATAAGCAAAGTGGATTTTATAAGATGAAGCCTCTCCGGAGTCCTACCGAATTCCTTGCCTTCTGTGACATGTCTGAAGGGGGTGGTTGGACTGTTTTCCAGAGACGTTCTGACGGCAGCCAGAATTTTGATAG AGTCTGGACAGACTATGAAGAAGGCTTTGGAAATTTTGTTTTGACAAATGGTGAATATTGGCTTggaaataaaaatcttcattatTTGACTAATCAAg GGAACTATACTTTAAGAATTGATCTAACTGATTTTGAAGGAGAACGGCGTTTTGCACAATATGAAAGATTCAGAGTTGCAGATCAAGag CATTCTTATGAGATGAGCTGTGGTGAATACTCTGGCACAGCTGGTGATTCCCTTACTGGTGGATTTCATCCTGAAGTAAAATGGTGGGCTGATCATCGAGGAATGAAATTCAGTACTAGAGACAGGGATAATGACAACTACGAAGGGAACTGTGCTGAAGAGGAAAAGGCTGGCTGGTGGTTTAACAG GTGTCACTCTGCCAACTTGAACGGTTTGTACTATAAAGGCCCCTATACTGCACAGACGGACAACGGGATTGTTTGGTACAGTTGGCGCGGGTGGTGGTATTCTCTGAAATCCGTTGTCATGAAGGTCAGACCAGCAGACTTTGAACCAAATATTGTTTAA
- the FGL1 gene encoding fibrinogen-like protein 1 isoform X2 → MKILIMIDFVLAASLMDVISSSDLQKCFQEQIRLQGQVRLLEHRVKQQQLKIIQLLEKKEIQYSDRGDENSVIDLGGKRQYSDCAEIYNDGHKQSGFYKMKPLRSPTEFLAFCDMSEGGGWTVFQRRSDGSQNFDRVWTDYEEGFGNFVLTNGEYWLGNKNLHYLTNQGNYTLRIDLTDFEGERRFAQYERFRVADQEHSYEMSCGEYSGTAGDSLTGGFHPEVKWWADHRGMKFSTRDRDNDNYEGNCAEEEKAGWWFNRCHSANLNGLYYKGPYTAQTDNGIVWYSWRGWWYSLKSVVMKMVH, encoded by the exons GAtctacagaaatgttttcaagagCAGATTCGACTTCAGGGCCAGGTGAGGCTTCTGGAACATCGtgtgaaacagcagcagttaAAAATTATACagcttttggagaagaaagagaTTCAGTACAGTGACAGAGGAGATGAAAACAGTGTCATTGACTTGGGAGGAAAAAGACAGTATTCAG ATTGTGCAGAAATCTACAATGATGGCCATAAGCAAAGTGGATTTTATAAGATGAAGCCTCTCCGGAGTCCTACCGAATTCCTTGCCTTCTGTGACATGTCTGAAGGGGGTGGTTGGACTGTTTTCCAGAGACGTTCTGACGGCAGCCAGAATTTTGATAG AGTCTGGACAGACTATGAAGAAGGCTTTGGAAATTTTGTTTTGACAAATGGTGAATATTGGCTTggaaataaaaatcttcattatTTGACTAATCAAg GGAACTATACTTTAAGAATTGATCTAACTGATTTTGAAGGAGAACGGCGTTTTGCACAATATGAAAGATTCAGAGTTGCAGATCAAGag CATTCTTATGAGATGAGCTGTGGTGAATACTCTGGCACAGCTGGTGATTCCCTTACTGGTGGATTTCATCCTGAAGTAAAATGGTGGGCTGATCATCGAGGAATGAAATTCAGTACTAGAGACAGGGATAATGACAACTACGAAGGGAACTGTGCTGAAGAGGAAAAGGCTGGCTGGTGGTTTAACAG GTGTCACTCTGCCAACTTGAACGGTTTGTACTATAAAGGCCCCTATACTGCACAGACGGACAACGGGATTGTTTGGTACAGTTGGCGCGGGTGGTGGTATTCTCTGAAATCCGTTGTCATGAAG
- the FGL1 gene encoding fibrinogen-like protein 1 isoform X3, with protein sequence MKILIMIDFVLAASLMDVISSSDLQKCFQEQIRLQGQVRLLEHRVKQQQLKIIQLLEKKEIQYSDRGDENSVIDLGGKRQYSDCAEIYNDGHKQSGFYKMKPLRSPTEFLAFCDMSEGGGWTVFQRRSDGSQNFDRVWTDYEEGFGNFVLTNGEYWLGNKNLHYLTNQGNYTLRIDLTDFEGERRFAQYERFRVADQEHSYEMSCGEYSGTAGDSLTGGFHPEVKWWADHRGMKFSTRDRDNDNYEGNCAEEEKAGWWFNRCHSANLNGLYYKGPYTAQTDNGIVWYSWRGWWYSLKSVVMKNF encoded by the exons GAtctacagaaatgttttcaagagCAGATTCGACTTCAGGGCCAGGTGAGGCTTCTGGAACATCGtgtgaaacagcagcagttaAAAATTATACagcttttggagaagaaagagaTTCAGTACAGTGACAGAGGAGATGAAAACAGTGTCATTGACTTGGGAGGAAAAAGACAGTATTCAG ATTGTGCAGAAATCTACAATGATGGCCATAAGCAAAGTGGATTTTATAAGATGAAGCCTCTCCGGAGTCCTACCGAATTCCTTGCCTTCTGTGACATGTCTGAAGGGGGTGGTTGGACTGTTTTCCAGAGACGTTCTGACGGCAGCCAGAATTTTGATAG AGTCTGGACAGACTATGAAGAAGGCTTTGGAAATTTTGTTTTGACAAATGGTGAATATTGGCTTggaaataaaaatcttcattatTTGACTAATCAAg GGAACTATACTTTAAGAATTGATCTAACTGATTTTGAAGGAGAACGGCGTTTTGCACAATATGAAAGATTCAGAGTTGCAGATCAAGag CATTCTTATGAGATGAGCTGTGGTGAATACTCTGGCACAGCTGGTGATTCCCTTACTGGTGGATTTCATCCTGAAGTAAAATGGTGGGCTGATCATCGAGGAATGAAATTCAGTACTAGAGACAGGGATAATGACAACTACGAAGGGAACTGTGCTGAAGAGGAAAAGGCTGGCTGGTGGTTTAACAG GTGTCACTCTGCCAACTTGAACGGTTTGTACTATAAAGGCCCCTATACTGCACAGACGGACAACGGGATTGTTTGGTACAGTTGGCGCGGGTGGTGGTATTCTCTGAAATCCGTTGTCATGAAG